In the genome of Bradyrhizobium arachidis, one region contains:
- a CDS encoding dipeptide ABC transporter ATP-binding protein — protein MAAQDRLTSHTFTRAELTAPLPLRPLPLLRVDGLSVSYGPHEVVTNVGFELGRGESLALIGESGSGKSTIARAVLRLLPSGGRATGRVAFDGQDVLGMSERGFRPLRGRAIGFVPQDPANSLNPVRTIGGQAQEAAALLDEPDMALRKQLILETFAEVGLDNPQRVYDSYPHQLSGGMLQRVLIGLAILPRPALLVADEPTSALDVTIQKRILDLLTRLQHDHKISLLLITHDLAIAAERANSLVVLKDGVIQEAGRTAAVFSSPASAYARKLRADVPALNPDRYAALRDTGFCALKTGAGAAPKIEVSAVTKTFTVDGKTLTAASDLSFAVPAGTTHALVGESGSGKTTAVRLLLGLEQPDHGTISVAGEQINGRSPEALRSAWRHLQLVYQNPFTSLDPTWTVEQLVREPLDRFKVGTRKERDARVREALTDVGLAEHLLSRKPAALSGGQRQRVAIARSLVLKPDVIVLDEPTSALDVSVQADIVEVLLSLQANLGLTYVFVSHDLALVRQLAHTVSVMHRGRIVEHGAVTEIFDNPQQPYTKSLLASIPSGVAGAANVPHARPWLMAAAE, from the coding sequence ATGGCTGCGCAAGACAGACTGACCTCCCACACATTTACGCGCGCGGAGCTCACCGCGCCGTTGCCGCTGCGTCCGCTTCCGTTGCTCCGGGTCGACGGCCTCTCGGTCTCCTACGGGCCGCATGAGGTCGTGACCAATGTCGGGTTTGAACTCGGCCGCGGCGAGAGCCTCGCCCTTATCGGGGAGTCCGGCTCGGGCAAATCGACGATCGCCCGCGCGGTGCTGCGGCTGCTCCCCAGCGGCGGACGCGCCACTGGCCGCGTCGCGTTCGACGGCCAGGACGTGCTGGGAATGTCCGAGCGCGGCTTCCGCCCCTTGCGAGGACGAGCCATCGGGTTCGTCCCGCAGGATCCCGCCAACTCGCTCAATCCGGTGCGGACGATCGGTGGCCAGGCACAAGAGGCCGCAGCACTCCTCGACGAGCCGGACATGGCGCTCCGCAAGCAACTCATCCTTGAGACGTTCGCCGAGGTCGGGCTCGACAACCCGCAACGTGTCTATGACTCCTACCCGCACCAGCTGTCCGGCGGCATGCTCCAGCGCGTGCTGATCGGCCTTGCGATCCTTCCTCGGCCGGCTCTGCTGGTCGCGGACGAGCCGACCTCCGCGCTCGACGTCACGATCCAGAAGCGCATCCTCGATCTGCTCACGCGGTTGCAGCACGATCACAAGATCAGCCTTCTGCTCATTACCCACGACCTTGCGATCGCCGCCGAACGCGCGAACTCGCTCGTGGTGCTCAAGGACGGCGTCATCCAGGAGGCCGGCCGCACCGCAGCCGTCTTCTCCTCGCCGGCGTCGGCCTACGCCAGGAAGCTTCGCGCGGATGTCCCGGCGCTCAACCCCGATCGTTACGCCGCGCTGCGCGATACAGGTTTTTGTGCCCTCAAGACCGGCGCCGGCGCGGCACCGAAGATCGAGGTCAGCGCCGTCACGAAGACTTTCACCGTCGACGGCAAGACGCTGACGGCCGCCAGCGATTTGTCGTTCGCCGTTCCGGCTGGCACCACGCATGCTCTGGTCGGCGAGTCCGGGTCAGGCAAGACGACCGCGGTCCGGCTGCTGCTGGGCCTCGAGCAGCCCGACCACGGGACCATTTCGGTCGCAGGCGAGCAGATCAACGGTCGCTCGCCCGAGGCCCTGCGCTCGGCGTGGCGCCACCTTCAGTTGGTCTACCAGAATCCGTTCACCTCGCTCGATCCGACCTGGACGGTCGAGCAGCTGGTGCGCGAGCCGCTCGACCGTTTCAAGGTCGGGACGCGCAAGGAGCGCGACGCGCGGGTCCGCGAGGCTTTGACCGACGTCGGACTGGCCGAGCACCTGCTCTCCCGCAAGCCAGCGGCCCTGTCAGGCGGCCAGCGCCAGCGTGTCGCCATCGCCCGGTCGCTGGTGCTCAAGCCCGACGTGATCGTACTCGACGAGCCCACCTCCGCACTCGACGTCAGCGTCCAGGCCGACATCGTCGAAGTCCTGCTCTCGCTGCAGGCCAATCTCGGCCTGACCTATGTGTTCGTCTCCCACGACCTGGCGCTGGTGCGCCAGCTCGCCCACACCGTCTCGGTGATGCACCGCGGACGCATCGTCGAGCATGGAGCCGTCACCGAGATCTTCGACAATCCGCAGCAGCCCTATACGAAGTCGCTGCTGGCCTCGATCCCGTCAGGTGTCGCCGGCGCTGCAAACGTTCCGCACGCGCGTCCCTGGCTGATGGCCGCTGCGGAATAA
- a CDS encoding ABC transporter permease translates to MILASFSSASRVTAISRLTAFRVPPTVALSFAVILIVIAWSLAPGLFTNHSPIVGVPAEKLLSPSAAHWFGTDHLGRDLYTRVVYGTASSVTSALIAVAIAAVAGGLIGLLAGFLGGWVDIVLARLVDVLLAIPNFLLAVIVVTAIGFDTTNAAIATGVSAVAVFARVMRSEVIKTRQATFVEAAFLMGGSRWHILLRHVLPNASRSVIPLTVLQFGLSILVIASLAFLGYGDPPPASDWGLLISIGKDYLKWPWLVYAPAFVTIATVLSVNRISRWLRKTD, encoded by the coding sequence ATGATTCTCGCCTCCTTCTCCTCTGCCTCGCGCGTCACCGCGATCAGCCGGCTGACAGCTTTTCGCGTGCCGCCAACTGTCGCGCTTTCATTCGCGGTCATCCTGATCGTGATTGCCTGGTCGCTGGCGCCAGGCCTGTTCACGAATCATAGCCCGATCGTCGGTGTTCCCGCCGAGAAATTGCTGAGCCCGAGTGCCGCACACTGGTTCGGCACCGATCACCTCGGCCGCGACCTCTACACCCGCGTTGTCTATGGCACGGCGTCCTCGGTGACGAGCGCACTCATCGCCGTCGCCATCGCCGCCGTCGCTGGCGGCCTGATCGGCTTGCTTGCAGGCTTCCTCGGCGGCTGGGTCGACATCGTGCTCGCTCGCCTGGTCGACGTGCTGCTGGCGATCCCGAACTTCCTGCTGGCAGTCATCGTCGTCACCGCGATCGGTTTCGACACCACCAACGCTGCGATCGCGACCGGTGTCTCGGCGGTGGCCGTGTTTGCGCGGGTGATGCGCTCGGAAGTGATCAAGACCCGGCAAGCGACTTTCGTCGAGGCGGCGTTCCTGATGGGCGGCTCGCGCTGGCACATCCTGTTGCGGCACGTGCTGCCGAACGCATCGCGCTCGGTGATTCCACTCACAGTGCTGCAATTCGGCCTGTCGATCCTGGTGATCGCGAGCCTCGCCTTCCTCGGTTACGGCGATCCGCCTCCCGCCTCCGACTGGGGCCTGCTGATCTCGATCGGCAAGGATTACCTCAAATGGCCGTGGCTGGTGTACGCGCCCGCCTTCGTCACGATCGCGACCGTCCTCTCCGTGAACAGGATCAGCCGATGGCTGCGCAAGACAGACTGA
- a CDS encoding ABC transporter permease has translation MRSAYLSYAAKRFAQAVVVILLAYVFTFVVVSILPGDPITNVLRDPQNGFTEDQIRQIIAAQGLDRPIPVQLWTSLSNFVTGDLGLSMRSSRPVTTLIAEVLPSTLLLASSAFAIALLLALTIAYGTQFLPKRFGQGLLRGFPSLFLSVPNFVISLALIHIFGFQLGLFRVIAPDSFWATFFAAIALGVPVSARIAEVLIANLDKESDQEYAAVARSRGLTQVRLFARHLLKPSSLPVVTVIALAIGELLGGSLITETVFGRTGIGSLVQRSVSTQDLPVLQAVVSLAAVVFVLVNLIADLVYPLLDPRVKLIGGRRVRPTTADDSAAATTAAVTS, from the coding sequence ATGAGAAGCGCCTACCTGTCCTATGCCGCGAAGCGTTTCGCCCAGGCCGTCGTCGTCATCCTGCTGGCCTACGTCTTCACCTTCGTCGTCGTCAGCATTCTGCCCGGCGATCCCATCACCAACGTGCTGCGCGACCCGCAGAACGGGTTCACCGAGGACCAGATCAGGCAGATCATTGCCGCCCAGGGGCTAGACAGGCCGATTCCAGTCCAGCTCTGGACGTCTTTGTCCAACTTCGTGACCGGCGACCTCGGCTTGTCGATGCGGTCCAGCCGGCCGGTGACGACCCTGATCGCCGAAGTTCTCCCGTCAACGCTGCTCCTTGCATCCTCGGCGTTCGCCATCGCGCTGCTGCTGGCGCTGACGATCGCCTACGGCACGCAGTTCCTTCCGAAACGTTTCGGCCAGGGCTTGCTGCGCGGTTTCCCGTCGTTGTTCCTGTCGGTGCCCAATTTCGTGATCAGCCTGGCGCTGATCCACATCTTCGGGTTCCAGCTCGGACTGTTTCGCGTGATTGCACCGGATAGCTTCTGGGCCACCTTTTTCGCCGCGATCGCGCTCGGGGTGCCCGTCTCCGCTCGGATCGCCGAGGTGCTGATCGCGAACCTCGACAAGGAGTCAGACCAGGAATACGCCGCCGTTGCGCGCAGCCGTGGTCTGACGCAGGTGCGTCTGTTTGCCAGGCATTTGCTCAAGCCCTCTTCACTCCCGGTCGTCACCGTCATCGCGCTCGCCATCGGCGAGCTGCTCGGCGGCTCGCTGATCACCGAGACGGTGTTCGGCCGCACCGGCATCGGCAGTCTGGTGCAGCGCTCGGTGAGCACGCAGGATTTGCCCGTGCTGCAAGCGGTCGTCTCGCTCGCGGCAGTCGTGTTCGTGCTCGTCAATTTGATCGCCGACCTCGTCTACCCGCTGCTCGACCCGCGCGTGAAGCTGATCGGCGGTCGCAGGGTCCGCCCGACCACCGCGGACGATAGCGCCGCTGCAACAACCGCGGCGGTCACATCATGA